The DNA region ATTTCAGATCATGTATCCCACCCCAAATCTCCTACCTCATAGCCATAGCCTTCTcattcaacaccctctcctcatTCTTCTGCTTCCCCTCCTTGGGCGCATGAGTCTTCTTATACTTCAAAAACCTCACCAAATTCAACACCGCCTCATCCGCCTTatccctcaactccccctGTGCCCTCTTATCAATTCCCTTCGCCAACGCTCTCAACTTGGGCAAAAAGTCCTCCAGATGCTTACGGAAGCCCTCCTTCCAGAACACTTCCTTATCATATTCCATGGCCTCATCACCATAAATGTCAAAAATCTGGTTGACAGCCTCTACAACATCAGCCGGTGGGATGGTCTTGTCCTGCTCACAGCTCTGGAGGAGAGTGATCAAAAAGACGCCAATCTCGCGGTTGAGATCAATAGGAGCTGTGTCCCTGGCTAAAGAGCCAAGGATACCAACGCACTTGACGCCCAGACCCTGGAGGGGGTCAACctcctttccttcttctGGTTTTGGCTGGTTCTTCGCGGCCTGGTAGAGCGCAATGAACTTGCGATGTTGGCCTGGAGTCAACGGTACATTTGCACCCAAGCTGCGGGCAATAGCCCAGGCAAGACTGGCTATTTGGGTGGCGAGGTCGAGATCAGCATTGTCAGCCTCGACGATGGGAGTGATGGCCTTGACCCAAATCTTTTTGGCGGCTGGATACCACGCATCATAGATGTTAGAGTTTTCGCTCTCAGAGAAGTCGATGCATGAGACGGTCCAGGCAATATTGTTGAGGGCCGTCAGGGCGTTTGACTGGATGGCGAGGTTCTCTTCGCCATCGATCTGAATATTGGATAGACGAACCAATTGCGGGATAGCTTGTTGAATGAAGGCGCCGAGCGTGGGAAGGTCGTCCAGATCTCCAGAGTCAAATGGGTCGTCGGCTCCTGTTACCTTTTCCATATCGGCTTCCAGATCGGCAAtatcgtcatcgtcatcctcctcgtcttcatccatgtcgtcatcctcctcatcgtcctccttgTCTTCGTCATCACCGTCCCCGGCATTAGAAGCTCCGTCCACATCCATCGCGTCGTCACCCTCAGGCTTGTCCTCAAGTCCGTtccattcctcctcctttggtTGAGAACGGTTGCCCTTCTCAAGAGTCTCCTGCAAATCGGCACCGATAGAAGCCAAAATCTCCAAAGCTAATTGGACAACAGCTCCCTGGTTGGCGTTCCCATTAGCCACGGCGCTCGCCGAAGGTACATGTTCCAATGCACGAGTGAGGGTTCCAATAAGAACTGCATCGCAAGCGCCGTCCTTCCCGGGGCTGTGGTCGAGCCATTGTAATGACGAGAAAACATTGTGAAGAACACCGCACGCCATCACCGATCGAGGACCGGAGCCAGAGGCAAGTTTGAGAAGGACGTCGTAGCATCTAGTTTCCTGGTCGTTCGTCATGGTTTGGCCCAGCTCGAGGTTGTCTTCTGAAAGTGTCGTCAGGCAGGAGAGGGTCTCCTCGTAGATCTCTTGCGGCGTGGACTCTGAGGCAGCCAGACGGAAGAGGAATCTGACGATGGTTTGGTTAGCCACGATAGCGGTGGTGATCTCCTCGCGGGCCATGCcgagaagattgaggagagCAAGAAGGGAGCTTGAGATCTCCCATACAATACGCTGCTGAGCCTTGGTGAGCTTGGAGAAGACAGGCTCAGTTGATGTGAGTGTGTCAAGAATCTATGACCTGGTTAGCTCTGGCAAGTTCATAAGAGTTGTAGGTCACATACAGCCTTGGCAGCATGCTCGATGGCAGTCAGAATGTCGAGTCTGTATAGGTGTACACAGAAATcggcctcctcttcctcagcgAGAACCTTGAGAATCTCCCAGCCAGCAGCTCGGCTGTCGATGCTGTTGTCTGTGAGTGTCTCGGTGAGAACAATGTGAACAACCTGCTCCCTGAGAAGCAGCTTTCTGGTTTTGGCATCTTGAACgatgttggcgatggcgccgGCAGCCTGTGTTCTTGATTTGGCTTCGGGGTTCTTGAGATCCTTGAGAATGGGGAGAATTTTGCTCTCACGGAGCTTTGCAAGCTCTGGATCAGATGGTGGTTTTGAAGTCCTTGCGATGGGGTCTGCGCGGCTGGCACGCACTCTGTTCTTTCTTGCTTTGCCCATTTTTGTATCTGGAAAATGTCTGATGGTTATGACGCGGCGTTTATGAGAGAAATATCTGGAAATACGGTCCCACGAAGATTTCCCAGGTTTGCTCAAGGCagaaagtaaataaaatctaGATGGTTGTCGCAACAACAATTGTGGAAAAAAAGCTGAGAAAAGCCCTTCAACCCCACACTCGTCCCCCGCCATCCTGAACCCTGGTCCAGGAGATGCGGAGATCCAGGGTCGGGCACGAAGTACCTTGTGTGACACCAGACATGTTGAATTTCTCAAATGACAAAGGTTCCATGCTTAGACTTGATGTTCAGAATATTCATACTGGCTCATGTTAAGGTGTTAAGCTAGCCAATGTCTCACATTGTTACACTTCATTCCCTTCCCACTCAGGTAGATGAGAACACAGGTCGCAAACAAAAGTACTTCGGCTGCTAAACAGCTCCAAGGGTTCGTTGATGCGGAACATGGCAGCCCTGTAAGTGGAGCCGAGCTGTCTTGGCTTTAGCGAGCCACGTTTAACCCAGACGCGCCAATCTAACCACCATCGACCTCCATCCACTATCATTGCCGAGTTCGGGGTCCTAGCATCAAGCTCCCGAGACATCAAGGAAGTCAACCAGACTGGCGACTAATATTGATTGAATGAGATGCGGTTCCGCGCACACCAGCCAATCTCTCATCGTCTGAGACACTGAGCTATTACTTTATATCGTGGTTGATGAATGGGAATGCACTCAGCTGGCATCAATCGCTGAGTGCAAGATGGGACTTTtcaccaacaacgacgacgcaATGGTTAAGAAGGACGATGATCTCAAGCGGGGGAAGACGCTTCCCACTCGCGCACCATGGGTACCAGCTTCAGCACCCAGAACGCCCCCGCGCAAGACGATCAAGCGGCTCGTGATTGCTTTGGCTGTGGGATTCTTCGTCTATTTGTTCATCAAGAATCTACCGCCAATGGATGATCAAGTACGCAGAGACTACAGGCATCCGAGATATTCAGATCGCAAGCCGGGAAAACAGCCAGGCCCGATGCCAAAGATGAAGCCCCCACCACCTGAGCGCATACCGGAGAAGCCCGTGGTGAAGGACATCCCGAGTGAACagcctgctgctgtcgtggTACCCCCTGTCGTAACTGACACTGCTACCAACGCCAGAACATATGATGGCCCTATTTACTTCAGGAAGCTGGCTGCGACATTACAAGCCATTGAGAGCAGTACCAGCGGCTACAGCGCGGTGAATAAGAATGTGCTGTTTGCCGCTGCTAGCTTGAAGAGCGCCTCAGTCTTGCTCCCAATGGCATGCAAGATGGGGACTGAGCTTCGAAGCTATGTGCACTTTGCGTTGATGGGTGGTAGTGAGATTGATTTGGATGAACTTCAAGCTGTTAACGGCATCGACGAGTCCTGCCAGATCATCTTTCACGGTAAGAGGACAGATCATGTGCCGATGCCTATATCAATGCTAATCCGTGAACCACCATAGATGCGAGGCCTGATTATgcctcaacctcgacattGAGCCGCCTCGAAACATGTGCTACACGTGGATTATGTGAGCTTCCTTTCCATGACAGTTTGATAACACACCTCTCACACGCTGATAGACCACATTTACAAGTATATGCATCCTCAAGTTCTGTTTCTTGATGCTTCTGGTGTGGAAGAGCACTATTTTCTCGATGGCATCCGCAAACAAGCAGACGTCTCTGGAGTGCCCATTATTGAGCTGCCCAAGAATGCTCACTCACAGTTATCTTGGATGACGAAACTCGATAGCTCGTCGGTGGCGGCTTGGAATAGGATCAGCGTCGATATACTGATCCATGCGCCACCTGTAGGCTCTGGTAGCCTGATTCGATTGCTTCAATCATTATCAGCAGCTGATTTCTCAGCGGGCCCAACGCCTCACCTCACCATCGAACTTCCTCATGACATTGATCGGGCTACGACAGAATTCTTGAGGGACTTTAGTTGGCCACCAAGCCGCACACACAGCCTTGCCAATGTGCGGCAACTTACACTCAGACATCGCATACCTCGGGCTAGGTTGACCGAAGAAGAAAGTTCGGTCCGTCTTCTCGAGTCCTTCTGGCCGGTCAGTCCGCGATACTCTCACGTGCTGGTACTATCACCCCAAGTCCAGCTATCGCCTGGATTCTTTCACTGTAAGCCTTTTCACAACCAGCTCAACTGGCCCGGTAACTAACATCCACCAGACTTGAAATTCACTCTGCTGGAATATCTCTACTCATCCAattccctcctccaaagcTGGGATTCCCGCCTGCTCGGTATCAGCCTCGACCTGCCCCCCACAACGCTAGCAGACAACTCAAAGTCATTCAGCCCACCTGCTCCCAAACCCATGAAACAGGCCAAAGACTCCAAAAAGCCATCACTATCCTCTCAAACGTCTAGCTCAGCTCCTTTCCTGTGGCAgtcccccaacagcaacgccATGCTCTACCTCGGCACTAAGTGGACAGAACTCCACTCTCTTGTATCGAACACTATCGAACATCAACACTCTACCTCGTCCCTCTCAACATTTTTCACCACCAAGGCCGTTAGCAAGAGGTATCCCTCCTGGCTGGAACACGCCCTCAGGCTTTCAAGAGCAAAGGGGTATTTCGCGCTGTATCCTAGTGAGGCTACTGCTAAATACTTGGCTACGACGCATAATGAGTTGTTTAAGGGGCCGGAGGAGTAcgagaaggagctggaggtagatgatgggagaggagaggaagtcaGGCTCACGTCTGGGCCGCTGTTGGAGACGGTGCggttgttggggtttgaTGAGATGCCAATTGTGAGTTGGGAGGGCAAGGAAAcgggtttggaggggttggatgagggggcggaggggtATGTTGAGGAGTTTAGGAAGGCGGTTGGGGAGAGGtgtgaggggtgggagggggcggaggtgggggagaggttgggggtggggggtttgttttgtttgaggggggagtgAGGACGTGATGTAGGTTATGGGGGGAGTTTGAAGGTTTCATATGGAAGAGGGACATTAATGTGGTCTGGGTACTTGTATCTCATAGTTCAGGTATCTCTCCGTTATTGTCTGAGCATCTGAGCTTGGTTAATCACATTCTACCTTGCATTTTTGAGATGTACGGATCATGATGTTCATTAATGCATAGAGTGGCAACCGTCCTCGTAAATTGCTTTCTCATCTTCCAGCATTACTCACTCGTCAGCCCCCTCATTCAACTTATTtatcaccaacaacgacaCGCACGCGCCGACGATACACAGCGCTATGCAAGCCATCACCTATTATCCCATCAGTACATATTCCTCTTTTTTGTTCCCCTGTCCCAGTACTTACAGTCTGCGTCTTCCACCCCGTCTGCACAATCGCCGCCCTCCTGCTGTACTTATTCACCGTTTCTACCACCTCATCAGCAATaattcccctcccctccccttcccattctACATTACTCACTGATATAATTCGCCAAGCCCACCCCAAGACAGCTAACACTCAACGCCCAGAAAACCGCCCCCAAGGGATACGCCATCCTCAACTCGGTCTCTGTCGCTGTTTTCCGCAAATGAAAGGACAGGACTATCGCGACGGAGACAATGGCCATGTAGATCGATAACCGGAGGTAAGAGAGAAAGGTGCGCTCGTTGGCGCAGTGGTCACGGCAGTCGGAGGATTCGTTGTTGAAAATTAGGGGGCCAAATAAGGGGGGATGGAAGAAGGCTCTGGCGAGGGGGTCGCGGCTTGTTGTGAGATGAAATTATTAGTGCTGAGGATTTGAGAAGACaagaaataaaatataaGCTGTGACTTACTTTGTAATCTGGTGAACATCCACCGGCCTTGTCAGTGAAGCCAATGGCTGACAACACAAACTCGACCGGGTGAGGTCTTCCTCGTCTATTTGATCGCTCATGGCTGGATTTTGGTCTGGAGGGATGAAAAGTGTATTTGGGATGGTTGGATGAGTAGAGGGCATCATAAAATTTCTATTTCATAAGTTTGATATGAGATGTGATGAGTTTGTATAAGTGTGCTGCCCTCACAAACATGACGCCATCGTGGGCTTGAATGAGAACCTTGCTGGTGTTTGTTGCAATGAGTGGGGTGAGCGGGGGTCATGCTTGACACTTATCGGAGCGCTTATCGGTGGCAGCGGGGCACGCGTTGGGCTTTTAATTAGTGCGGCTTCTGCCTGCGCGACCTGACGCGAAGGAGCTGGGAGGGAAACGCGTCTTTCGGTTTATTCACCTTTCCAAGCATTTTGAAGTTTGTTGCTGACTTGACTACGACACCACCCGCGCTATTGACAGACTTCTTGCAACAACATATAACGACTTCAGGACACCATGAGTATGCTATACCGATCAGGAACACAATATTGACAGGCTAAGGCTAATGTAATGGCAGCATCATACGGCGGGTATCAAAGAACGGGCTATGGCGCCCAaggcggcgatgagggcgGCGGCTTCATGAGCGGTTCCCAGCAAGGCAGTCAGGGTCAATCAAAGAGGGTATGTTCCCACATAGGGTCTCGCACTACCTGAGCCCTCAGGCTAACATCGATCCCCCACAGAGCACAATCGACGAGTACCTCCGCCCAGTAACTATCAAGCAAATCCACGACGCCAAAGCCGGCTACAACGAGTCCGAGATCACCATCGACGGCTTCCCCGTCAGCACAGTCACCCTTGTCGGCCAAGTGCGCTCCGtccaaccccaaaccacaAACATCACATACAAGATCGACGACGGCACCGGCGGTACCATCGACGTCAAGAAATGGGTCGACCTCGAAAAGTCCGAATCAGGCGCCGAGACCCCCTTTAGCCTTGACACCTGGGTCCGTGTTCTCGGTAGACTCTCGAGCTTCAACGGCAAGATCCACGTTGGCGCACACCATGTCAGAGTGATCGACGATTATAACGAGGTCAGCTATCATTTGTTGGAGTCTACCTATGTGCATGTCTGCATCTCGAGGGGTTTACCTGGTGGTCCTTGGCCACAAAAAGAGGGTGCGGCTGCTGGTGGTCATGGTGTAGGGGACTCTGACAGCATGTTCATCGACAGCGGGAATGGGTATTCAGGTGATGCTGCGGCGGCTAATGCTAGGGTGGCGTCTTGCTCGAGACAGGCCAAGTCGTTGTATCAGTTCATGCAGAGCGATCCAAGATCGATAGAAGGGATCAATGTCGCTGATGTCATGGCTGGGTCTGGGATGGGCAAGAGGGATGTGCTTGCAGCGGCGGATGAATTGTTGGGCAACGGTATTGTCTATACcactgttgatgatgagaccTGGGCCATTCTCGAGACATAAAATTGTTTGGTGTAGGGGGCATGTACAGATTGAATGACGGGATATGCATGGCGAGGGATACCACGGCGCCAGTTATTTGACTGATTGCTTTGATTTGTCTCCTGTAGAGTACGTACAATTCCCATGGCATTCTGATTTAGGGCTACTGAGGGATCATTGCAGTTGTTCGGTGGATTATAGCTACTATCTAGGTAGATCTGACCTAACAGTCGTAAAGAGCGCAAAACATCATCTCAAACAAGAATCCAAGACCAATTAGCCAAATAAACAAAAAGTCAATCTGCGAGCCATATGTTGAGTATGGCGATACATGTAAGCAAACGACCCCCTTTCAAACTTGGTCAAAAATCACCATAGGTTGAGTTGATCAACCAGCATCAAACATCCAAAAACAAACAGAACAAAAACAGAAAATTCAGACGCACCAGAAACCAtcccttcctctcttttccaaatcaaccaacaaccttgccaaccctcctccccttccccgtcGCGCCCGGCTCCCGCACCATGATAGTCAACCTAACcggccacctccccctcttcaaataaatctccttcttgatctcaaACCCAAACTTCTTGTAATACTCATTATTCACCGCCGAGCTCGACTCAAGGTACATCTGCCTCCCCTCTCTATccgccctcatcatcccatccctcAGCAACCGTCCCCCCAAGCCCCTCCCCTGAGATCTCGGTTTAGTGCCCAAGTAAACCAAATACCAAGCAtcattctccttctccgGGCCCAAGACCTCCCGCTTGGTGTCGTGAAGCAGAGGGAGGATCTCATCAAAGAGACGGCGACGGCCTTCAGCGCAGAGTTGGAAGTGCAGACGCCAGAGCCCAGAGCGGAAGTGGGTTAGGTAGCtgtcgagggaggggggtgggttgggtggtaccctttttcttttatcaACACTTTGTTTTCATCATGCGGTGAGGCGAGGGGCACTTACCAAAGAGCAACACTATCAaaatcctcccccaccgtcGTCACAAGCCCCCCGCCAATGCAGTGAGAGGCGACGGTGTAAGTCAGGATATCGACGTGAAGGTTCCATTTGTCTTCCGCCGCACCCTTGCCCTGTCGTCCCTTCGCCTCGCCGCCGAAACCAGCCCATGTGAATGTCACCCCTCCAGATGTGGTGGCGGAATCATCGTTGGAAAGAGGGGATTCAACAGCGGGGTTGCTCTCGATATCCACCAGATACCTCGCGTAGTCATCCGCCTGAAACGCGTGCGCGAGACTGAGGGCCGCCTCGCGGCATTCGTGGGTTTGGACGGTGCGCACTTGGGTGTTCCAGGctgcggggaggagggagcgTTTGGTGAGTGTTGCGAGGACTTTCACGCCACTACTGCTGCCATTCCCACCactgtttgttgttgttgatgaggtggagagTGGAATGGTCgtggcggaggggttggaggtcgtggttgttgttgttgtggtggtggtggtggttgacgtCGCCATGCTGGGCTAACGTCTCGTTCAACTACATCACGGTGAGCATGAGATAAGACGGACGActtgggagagagagaagtaCTTTATGTATCTGATATATTTTGTATACTATCACCCGTATGGACTCTCGAAAGCTGACTTCTCGAGACGGGCATAAACCCTATTGAGGACGACCTCATTAGCATCTCGGTCTTCCAGAACAACCGCAATGTGTGATTTGATGACTTACTGGACGGGTGGCGGAGGCAATTAAGTGCGGTTCGCAAATCAGCAGACATCAATGTGGTCTTTAGAGCTGTCCTGGCTCCGTTGGCTTGTAAAAACAGAGGAGGTAAAAGTGTAATCGAAGAAAAGGTCTTGACCAAGACCCGGCTGTATAGGTTATCTTCGAAGAGCGGCTATTGTTGTTCTCGAATGTCTCGTTACACGTAAGAATAAAAAGACGACAAGAGAtaggttgggggggaaagTGTTTGTATATGTGTAAGTACCAGTCGGCCGGAG from Podospora pseudopauciseta strain CBS 411.78 chromosome 6, whole genome shotgun sequence includes:
- a CDS encoding hypothetical protein (COG:S; EggNog:ENOG503P1DU), whose translation is MAGDECGVEGLFSAFFPQLLLRQPSRFYLLSALSKPGKSSWDRISRYFSHKRRVITIRHFPDTKMGKARKNRVRASRADPIARTSKPPSDPELAKLRESKILPILKDLKNPEAKSRTQAAGAIANIVQDAKTRKLLLREQVVHIVLTETLTDNSIDSRAAGWEILKVLAEEEEADFCVHLYRLDILTAIEHAAKAILDTLTSTEPVFSKLTKAQQRIVWEISSSLLALLNLLGMAREEITTAIVANQTIVRFLFRLAASESTPQEIYEETLSCLTTLSEDNLELGQTMTNDQETRCYDVLLKLASGSGPRSVMACGVLHNVFSSLQWLDHSPGKDGACDAVLIGTLTRALEHVPSASAVANGNANQGAVVQLALEILASIGADLQETLEKGNRSQPKEEEWNGLEDKPEGDDAMDVDGASNAGDGDDEDKEDDEEDDDMDEDEEDDDDDIADLEADMEKVTGADDPFDSGDLDDLPTLGAFIQQAIPQLVRLSNIQIDGEENLAIQSNALTALNNIAWTVSCIDFSESENSNIYDAWYPAAKKIWVKAITPIVEADNADLDLATQIASLAWAIARSLGANVPLTPGQHRKFIALYQAAKNQPKPEEGKEVDPLQGLGVKCVGILGSLARDTAPIDLNREIGVFLITLLQSCEQDKTIPPADVVEAVNQIFDIYGDEAMEYDKEVFWKEGFRKHLEDFLPKLRALAKGIDKRAQGELRDKADEAVLNLVRFLKYKKTHAPKEGKQKNEERVLNEKAMAMR
- a CDS encoding hypothetical protein (EggNog:ENOG503NZBG); this translates as MGLFTNNDDAMVKKDDDLKRGKTLPTRAPWVPASAPRTPPRKTIKRLVIALAVGFFVYLFIKNLPPMDDQVRRDYRHPRYSDRKPGKQPGPMPKMKPPPPERIPEKPVVKDIPSEQPAAVVVPPVVTDTATNARTYDGPIYFRKLAATLQAIESSTSGYSAVNKNVLFAAASLKSASVLLPMACKMGTELRSYVHFALMGGSEIDLDELQAVNGIDESCQIIFHDARPDYASTSTLSRLETCATRGLYHIYKYMHPQVLFLDASGVEEHYFLDGIRKQADVSGVPIIELPKNAHSQLSWMTKLDSSSVAAWNRISVDILIHAPPVGSGSLIRLLQSLSAADFSAGPTPHLTIELPHDIDRATTEFLRDFSWPPSRTHSLANVRQLTLRHRIPRARLTEEESSVRLLESFWPVSPRYSHVLVLSPQVQLSPGFFHYLKFTLLEYLYSSNSLLQSWDSRLLGISLDLPPTTLADNSKSFSPPAPKPMKQAKDSKKPSLSSQTSSSAPFLWQSPNSNAMLYLGTKWTELHSLVSNTIEHQHSTSSLSTFFTTKAVSKRYPSWLEHALRLSRAKGYFALYPSEATAKYLATTHNELFKGPEEYEKELEVDDGRGEEVRLTSGPLLETVRLLGFDEMPIVSWEGKETGLEGLDEGAEGYVEEFRKAVGERCEGWEGAEVGERLGVGGLFCLRGE
- a CDS encoding hypothetical protein (COG:S; EggNog:ENOG503P439) translates to MMPSTHPTIPNTLFIPPDQNPAMSDQIDEEDLTRSSLCCQPLASLTRPVDVHQITNRDPLARAFFHPPLFGPLIFNNESSDCRDHCANERTFLSYLRLSIYMAIVSVAIVLSFHLRKTATETELRMAYPLGAVFWALSVSCLGVGLANYIKTVNKYSRRAAIVQTGWKTQTVMACIALCIVGACVSLLVINKLNEGADE
- the ssb2 gene encoding Replication factor A protein 2 (COG:L; EggNog:ENOG503P0CR), with translation MTSYGGYQRTGYGAQGGDEGGGFMSGSQQGSQGQSKRSTIDEYLRPVTIKQIHDAKAGYNESEITIDGFPVSTVTLVGQVRSVQPQTTNITYKIDDGTGGTIDVKKWVDLEKSESGAETPFSLDTWVRVLGRLSSFNGKIHVGAHHVRVIDDYNEVSYHLLESTYVHVCISRGLPGGPWPQKEGAAAGGHGVGDSDSMFIDSGNGYSGDAAAANARVASCSRQAKSLYQFMQSDPRSIEGINVADVMAGSGMGKRDVLAAADELLGNGIVYTTVDDETWAILET
- a CDS encoding hypothetical protein (COG:K; EggNog:ENOG503NWZM), translated to MATSTTTTTTTTTTTTSNPSATTIPLSTSSTTTNSGGNGSSSGVKVLATLTKRSLLPAAWNTQVRTVQTHECREAALSLAHAFQADDYARYLVDIESNPAVESPLSNDDSATTSGGVTFTWAGFGGEAKGRQGKGAAEDKWNLHVDILTYTVASHCIGGGLVTTVGEDFDSVALWVPPNPPPSLDSYLTHFRSGLWRLHFQLCAEGRRRLFDEILPLLHDTKREVLGPEKENDAWYLVYLGTKPRSQGRGLGGRLLRDGMMRADREGRQMYLESSSAVNNEYYKKFGFEIKKEIYLKRGRWPVRLTIMVREPGATGKGRRVGKVVG